Proteins found in one Thalassophryne amazonica chromosome 1, fThaAma1.1, whole genome shotgun sequence genomic segment:
- the LOC117520608 gene encoding homeobox protein engrailed-1-B-like, with product MPNEGRSARATSGVWHGEAEISLLRSGCMEERKELGSGRDSTEEESMSLPSPPMIIPHQVAQQAHRTTNFFIDNILRPDFGCKKEASYRERNQPAARESLHPPHSLCLDSNCSSDSTSSSPSSSSSSSSSPSSKQNTSKQGEAASNGTGRYADSPSSIVVMSGSNGGSPTLAKDNQSLLWPAWVYCTRYSDRPSSGPRTRKLKKKKNSKEDKRPRTAFTAEQLQRLKTEFQANRYITEQRRQSLAQELNLNESQIKIWFQNKRAKIKKASGYKNGLALQLMAQGLYNHSTTTVQDEKEDSE from the exons ATGCCCAACGAGGGAAGGAGCGCGCGCGCAACAAGTGGAGTTTGGCACGGAGAGGCCGAAATCTCTCTCCTACGTAGCGGCTGCATGGAGGAGCGGAAGGAGCTCGGCAGCGGCCGGGACTCGACCGAGGAGGAGAGCATGTCCCTCCCGTCCCCTCCGATGATTATTCCCCATCAGGTTGCTCAGCAGGCTCACAGAACCACCAACTTTTTCATCGACAACATCCTCCGGCCGGACTTTGGCTGCAAAAAGGAGGCCAGTTACCGCGAGCGGAACCAGCCGGCTgccagagagagcctccaccccccTCACAGCCTCTGCCTGGACTCCAACTGTAGCAGCGACAGCACCTCTTCATcgccctcctcctcttcctcctcttcctcctcgccGTCCTCCAAGCAGAACACGTCGAAACAAGGCGAAGCGGCGAGTAACGGGACCGGCAGATACGCGGACAGTCCGTCGTCTATTGTGGTTATGAGTGGCAGCAATGGAGGATCCCCAACCTTAGCCAAGGACAACCAGTCGCTGCTGTGGCCCGCGTGGGTTTACTGTACACGGTACTCGGACCGGCCCTCATCTG GCCCGAGGACACGCAaactgaaaaagaagaagaacagtAAGGAGGACAAACGGCCGCGCACGGCCTTCACGGCCGAGCAGCTGCAGAGACTGAAAACAGAGTTCCAGGCGAACCGCTACATAACGGAGCAGCGAAGACAGTCCCTGGCCCAGGAACTCAACCTGAACGAGTCCCAAATTAAAATCTGGTTCCAGAATAAGAGGGCTAAGATTAAAAAGGCCAGCGGCTACAAGAACGGCCTGGCTCTGCAGCTCATGGCACAAGGACTCTACAACCACTCCACGACCACCGTGCAGGACGAGAAGGAGGACAGCGAATAG